The nucleotide window TCAGCAACATGAAGATTGCTCATTCaaatgttcctttcaacagtGAACGGTACTGTGCGCACATCTTGTTTAGAATAGGTATATCGGGGTCCGCTACATACGTTGTCATGCGCATAGAACGCGGGGAGGCAAGAGGGGGGTAATTACTCAAGAGGGGGGGTGCAAAGATAGCCCCATACATCGTCATAATATGGCCGGGGGGAGTCTGCGATGAACCCTCGCCTTCTGAAGGTAAACGCTTCACACGCCTTTGTCTACGGACGTATTTAGTACAGTGTGATCACCAACATCATCAAGCGACTTTCGTGTTATGAAATGACCCTCGTAAAGCATGAAGTGATTCTTTCACTGCGACCACTTCAGAGACGTAGCGATCTTGTCGGCGCAGGCTGTGAGTACGCGCATGCATCCCATCTACTACGCGATACCTGTGGTCGTGGCAGCGTCGTCCAACCTGATCATGCCCATCACGCTTCCCCTGGTGATTCTTCACGAGGTCGCCGAAGTGCCCTTGCGACACCTGGTGGGTATCAACATGATCACTGTGCAGTCAAGGGCATTTGCGAGCCGGACGAATATAATGTGAACAGAACAATGAATGGAGTTACCTcgtgaatgttcgatttgttctcccTAGGAACTCTGTCAGTAAAGCGGTGACCGAGGCGAATCGGTTCACATAAAAGCTTAGATTATACGCAGAATGCATTATTCGCGATGAAACAGACATTCACACATTCTTAGGTGAACGAAAAAGAGCGCTTTGTGCAATACTGTTTCGTTAACCTCTGTCTGTCTGAGCAACTTCATTGTAATTTTTAAATCACCGCATAACCCAATAGTTTACCTAAGAATGCGTTCATTTAAGATCATTACCAAAAAAAAACTGAGACGTGCTCCTCggcggctcagtggttaatgccttgcgctaaaaagaaaaaaactgagtaCAAATTTTCCAGACAACACGCTATCTTATGAAAACGTGTGTAATCTTGTCTTCCGTTTTCATCATTTGAGCGTGTTGCATTCTTAGAAATAGAAACGTGTGTCTATACTGCTTCCTATTGTATTCTTACAAAAGGCCAGACTTTGACGACGAAACATCGTGGCGCAGGTGCTCGCAGGCTTGGTCATGAAGACGGCTCTGCTATCCACGCTGATCATCTCAATGAACACGACCGCCCAGTATATCTTCTACATATCGCCAGCGGTCAGGGCACTCAACAGCACCAGCCTAGCCTCGCGCAATCAGGCGCCTCATTACTGAACACAGAAGAATCGAAGCAAGCGACATTAGTGGCAGGACTTCGTGTTTCGAATTTCTCTTCAATCATCGAATATGTTACATTTATTCGGATTGCATAAAAATATAAGCTTCGGGAAGACAGTAAGAACAATCAAATAATAGAGATGTGACTTCACGTAAGTAATATTCATATTTTTATCACACCACGTGCGACAAACGCTTGGGCTTTCCACGCTATCTTCGGCAAAAATATACACCATGCGTACAACCTACTTAGATTGTAACACAAACGCGTTTTCTTCGTGTGGGGTAGGACATGTCGCGCTGTTGATGTTGTTGAAGAATGTAGGTGTTGAACACCTTCACTTTTCCTTGTCTCACAGAAAATCGCCAGATTTTCAATGCGGCATTAGCGGCATCACGCTTCAGACGTTATCCTCGTCGACATAGCCACGTGCAATAGAAGACAGGAATTGTATGATTCTCTTGACTAGAACAAGGCATCTGAAACCAATGTCACAACGCGTGTGCCTCTCGTCAGAAGTAAAGATTGTCGCTGAAAGTATGGCAACATAGGTGTAGAGAGCAATACCATTCCCTCATTTAGGAGAAGTATGAGTTCAGTAAGAAAAAGTAGCATGTCTCAAACTGCCGAGTGGCGCAGTTCATGGCTTTCTGGTGGCGTTAATTTTTCTTTACGAATTTCGCGTTATCAGAGTATGTATGAATCATATCAACTACTACGGAAATCCACTAAAAGCTATGATTAAGGCCATAAAGTCACCACAATAAATAATAAATCCTCATAGAATGGTTCCTTGCTATGTGAGAACGGTTGAAGTGGCTGTTTTAAACATGCGCGAATGTTTTCTTCAGTCGTACGGATACATCTTTCAGCAAGTTCTCTCGTGTACAGTCAGGAGTACTTGGTTATGGTCGCATTAGgcgtgaggcccacgggacggctttcagctatTTCTTAGTAGAATacaccgagtactctaaatcgttaaccacggATTCTAAACacatggctttcagctctcccgtagtaggGCACCacgtactttaaatcgttaaccaGGTTTTCCCAACACACAGGTGATGGCTACGAGCTAATGTGTACAACATGTGACCTGAATGCCGTTATTTGCTTGATAGGGctcaagcagttttttttttcaacatgggCTCGTCAATTGTAAAGCAAAcgagacggctttatgctctgccATAGTTACACAGTGTTGTGGAAAGGGCGCCTCCATTACATTCCAATTTCATTTCGGGGAATGAGAAGTTGCCGCACTTTCATTCCTTTAAATTctccgaaattaaaaaaaaatttgcccATTCCGCCCCACGTCTCAAATGCCCATGGCCGGGCTGTTCAATTCCATTCTCGTAATTCCTCAACTTTGGAAAGACATCTTTACAGTTTTATTCAGTTGAGAAAAATGACCCATCGACGTCATTCgattaaaaaatgcaaaaaaaacttCTAGCAGTGCCATACTTTGGGCATTTTGGTAAACGTACCTCGAAAACATACTGAGAGCTAACATATTAAGCGCATTGTTTTGTCGTCTCTCTTACATCCATCTTTGTTAGCGCTGTATATGCTTTCCAGCATTTATTCCGGCTGAACGGATATATACGCCTTGGAATGGGAAAGATATTGCGAATCCACTCCGGGAATCTATGAAGTATAGTAGATGTTTTCGAATTTGCATAGGAATGCAAAACACGTTACAAAGGTCTTGGGCTAGTCGCTTGGTGACATACCTCGTGCAATACCCTAACCTGCTAATTCCTGTAGGGCAGTTGGCTACGTATAGTATTTGCATGATCAGCATTTTCAAAGGAATGGTGATGCCTTAACAACGTGTAAGCTTAAATGTGTTAATACAAAAGTGAAGGCATAGCATATTTTTCTGCTGACGATGTTAGTGGTCAAGAAGACCAAACAGTCTTACCAGGTGTGGAGTGATCATGAATATGAAAAAAACTACGATATGCTTGAAGACAGAGCAAAACCCTTAAAATCTTCTTGTATTAGTTGGAACAGTGCACCGCTCGGGCACCTTGTGCCTTTGCATCGAATACGCAACACTGAAACGCAGCTGTCTCGCTTGTCAAGCGTACCTCGCAACTATGAATGGGGTGAGAAGTTGTGTTCGCCTGTGTGCAGGTAGGTATGCAATCTCTTCCTTTGTCGCAGAGGTTACTTAAGTCTGTCGGGTACTAAGCTGCTGATGGGATAAAGTTCAGGCTGTACTCAGAGTATCATTAGAAACCAAAGTGCACGAGTATCTTGTTTCTTCCTTCAGTATCTGCCGCTATAATACACTTGTTTGCACCCTAACTTATCCCTCGGTTTCTCTTTTACAAATAAGCGGATCGTTCATACTTTTACATCACGCTACTCTTGGCTATGGCTTGGCTCTGGTCAACTAAAAGTGCAGCCAGAGAATGCGCAGTGATCTCTGACTTCAATAATTGTTATtgagctttaacgtcccaaaaccaccatatgactatgcaTGATAGATAAGTAAAGGACTttggaaatttcgagcacctggggttctttgcatgcacctaaatctaagcacatgaccCTCAAGCATCTTCAACTCCATCGAAATTGTGGCCGTTGTGGCCGACATTCGATCCTGTGGCTTGAGGGTCCATGTCTGTGCAAATCATGTTCAGCATGGCGTCGTCAACTGCAGCTTTTTGATGGGCAGGCACGGAGCTGCAGCCAGCGGTCAAGGCGAACGTTATCTTCGGCTGGTTTCCCAGCCCTTTCTCTGGTGGCGTATACTCATGCTCGGGCTTTCTTCTGAGGTGCCAAAACAAATTCGACGATACACTGACTACAGCATGTACGATTTCGGAgcaaaatttgcagcgtgcagCTTCTTTGTTTTCTACGCATGTAATTAAAAAAACTGTTGCCAGTGTGCCATGTTCGCGGACGAAAAGTGCGTACTCGAGCAGCTGGGCGCAGGAGCCAGTGGGTCTCTTACATTTTCAGGCCCCGGCAGCTTTCTGGCAGCCAGAGCTGGCCAAACGTCAGCCAGCTAGTTCTGATGGGGGTAGGAAACAgcgtagtggtcacgtgggtggGGAGCCCGAGAcaacccgaagctgcccgaagatTGCAAAATCATACGCTGGGACAGCGAGCGTAAACAAACTCTGACGTCGTGGCAGCAAACGAAACAAGGCGCCGCGGCTTGTTTTGGGACTTGCCTGGGCTTGTTTTCTGCCCCTGAGTGGCACCTAACAAACGTCATGTATACCAGCTTTGATTCAACCTACTTGGTCATAACCGTTCATACTGGACGGCATTATTACGAAAAggtgaaaaaatacaaaattgaCAATGAAGTattattgttacgtaaaaatgacacgaggcaaATCTATTTAAAAATCTATGTTGacactgatgcgtatagcatcgactaaaattgaggacagcacgcacaaccgacagacgaCTTCCTCTTTGTCGTCTTCTTTtaccccggcggtaaaagcgccgtctcagTGCACATTAATTACGGTCTTCAgaaggcaggtggtaaggttttagcctgctgacgtgcacaaattcactgggtgtggttgcagccaggcttgtggtctcagatgcaggaatgaaaTCATAGGTGACGTTAGTTTCCTGGCGCATGATACGGTAAgtacccatgtagcgagacaacttctttgataagccaactcgacgaactgggcaccacaggagaatgagagaaccgggtgagaagcgaAAGTcaacatgccggctgtcgtagatagctttctgggtggcttgtgaagccgaaagtctagagcgggcgatctgacgtgcgtcgtcggcacgagcaatagcatCGCATGCATAATCGGTTGACGGGTTTGTAGTGGTtggagtggtaacgtcggatcacggccatagtTGAAATAAAAGAGTAGaaaaccagtggtgtcgtggcacaaataattgtacgcgaaggtcatgtgaggtagcgccaggtcccagtcacgatggtggAAGGACACATC belongs to Rhipicephalus microplus isolate Deutch F79 unplaced genomic scaffold, USDA_Rmic scaffold_147, whole genome shotgun sequence and includes:
- the LOC119185140 gene encoding uncharacterized protein LOC119185140; amino-acid sequence: MVVVTSAVAFEQRQTEKEIDATDCWSRFPWHVVLVLGAVQVLSKIIEAVSTRMHPIYYAIPVVVAASSNLIMPITLPLVILHEVAEVPLRHLVLAGLVMKTALLSTLIISMNTTAQYIFYISPAVRALNSTSLASRNQAPHY